A genome region from Thermomonospora amylolytica includes the following:
- a CDS encoding response regulator transcription factor, which yields MLVVDDDEVIRQLIAVNLQLEGFEVATAVDGQDCLDKVAEVAPDVITLDVMMPRLDGWVTAVRLRENPATRNIGVVMITARAQDHDVRRGHEIGVDAYITKPFDPNDLIRTVRELAASSGPSPESGESAESGEST from the coding sequence GTGCTGGTGGTGGACGACGACGAGGTCATCCGGCAGCTCATCGCGGTGAACCTCCAGTTGGAGGGGTTCGAGGTGGCCACCGCGGTGGACGGGCAGGACTGCCTGGACAAGGTGGCCGAGGTGGCGCCGGACGTGATCACGCTGGACGTGATGATGCCGCGGCTGGACGGGTGGGTGACCGCGGTGCGGCTGCGGGAGAACCCGGCGACGCGGAACATCGGAGTGGTGATGATCACCGCGCGGGCGCAGGACCACGATGTGCGGCGGGGGCACGAGATCGGGGTGGACGCCTACATCACCAAGCCGTTCGACCCCAACGACCTCATCCGGACGGTGCGGGAGCTGGCCGCTTCGAGCGGGCCGTCCCCGGAGTCCGGGGAGTCC
- a CDS encoding RNA polymerase sigma factor, producing MPRTLMHKPVPDDVNRDEDGSVIGSHSAEVRNAVAVAHRREWGALLASTARVLRDLDLAEECVQEAYVSALDAWERHGVPDNPGAWLSTAARRNALDALRRAKTLKSKLHLLVEPEMESDAPQTGSTPGPLMYDDRLRLIFMCCHPALSREAQIALTMRLVCGVSTADIAKTFLVTMPTMAARITRAKKKIVGARIPFGVPEPDELPERLNSVLTVIHLLFTTGHTAPSGRTLTRADPAERALDLARMLHELMPGEREVKGLLALLLITHARRATRTDAQGRLLLLEEQDRSAWDRAAIEEGRRLLAEALEGGAAGRFTLQAAIASVHATAPAYADTDWGRVLVLYDELLKVWPSPVVALNRAVAMAMAAGPTAALSEVERLERTGELAGYHYLPAVKADLLRRLDRRPEAAAAYRQALDLADNEAERAFLASRLTETAGRG from the coding sequence ATGCCCCGGACGCTCATGCACAAGCCCGTCCCCGACGACGTGAACAGGGATGAAGACGGTTCGGTGATCGGCTCCCACTCGGCCGAGGTCCGGAACGCCGTGGCCGTCGCGCACCGGCGGGAGTGGGGCGCCCTCCTCGCCTCGACGGCGCGGGTGCTGCGTGATCTCGATCTGGCCGAGGAGTGCGTCCAGGAAGCCTACGTCTCCGCGCTCGACGCCTGGGAGCGGCACGGCGTCCCGGACAACCCCGGCGCCTGGCTGTCCACCGCGGCCCGCCGCAACGCGCTGGACGCGCTGCGGCGGGCCAAGACCCTGAAGTCCAAGCTGCACCTGCTCGTGGAGCCCGAGATGGAGTCCGACGCGCCGCAGACCGGGTCGACGCCAGGCCCGCTGATGTACGACGACCGGCTCCGGCTCATCTTCATGTGCTGTCACCCGGCGCTGTCCCGGGAGGCGCAGATCGCGCTCACGATGCGGCTGGTCTGCGGGGTGAGCACCGCCGACATCGCCAAGACGTTCCTGGTCACCATGCCCACGATGGCGGCCCGGATCACCAGGGCCAAGAAGAAGATCGTCGGCGCCCGCATCCCGTTCGGCGTCCCCGAGCCCGACGAGCTGCCGGAGCGGCTCAACTCCGTGCTCACCGTCATCCACCTGCTGTTCACCACCGGCCACACCGCACCGTCCGGCCGGACGCTGACCCGCGCCGATCCCGCCGAGCGCGCGCTGGACCTGGCCCGCATGCTGCACGAGCTGATGCCCGGTGAACGCGAGGTGAAGGGGCTGCTCGCGCTGCTGCTGATCACCCACGCCCGCCGGGCCACGCGGACCGACGCCCAGGGGCGCCTGCTGCTGCTGGAGGAGCAGGACCGGTCCGCCTGGGACCGGGCCGCCATCGAGGAGGGACGCCGGCTCCTCGCCGAGGCGTTGGAGGGCGGGGCGGCCGGCAGATTCACGCTGCAGGCGGCCATCGCGTCGGTGCACGCCACGGCACCGGCCTACGCCGACACCGACTGGGGACGGGTGCTCGTCCTGTACGACGAGCTGCTGAAGGTGTGGCCGTCGCCGGTGGTCGCGCTGAACCGGGCCGTGGCGATGGCGATGGCCGCCGGGCCGACGGCCGCGCTCTCGGAGGTGGAGAGGCTGGAGCGCACCGGTGAGCTGGCCGGCTACCACTATCTGCCGGCGGTCAAGGCCGACCTGCTGCGCCGTCTGGACCGGCGCCCAGAGGCCGCGGCGGCCTACCGGCAGGCGCTCGACCTGGCCGACAACGAGGCGGAGCGCGCGTTCCTGGCCTCCCGGCTCACCGAGACCGCCGGCCGCGGCTGA
- a CDS encoding NAD(P)/FAD-dependent oxidoreductase: MKHRIVVLGAGYAGAYSAGNLARRLHPADTEITVVNAEPDFVERLRLHQLAAGQDLKKRPLADMFAGTGVRLRLARVEAVDVERKTVALDDGELAYDTLLYALGSTVADHGVPGVTEHAFHVTARPAALRLRDRLDGLGEGGRVLVVGEGLTGIETATEIAESRPGLKVALAARGEPGAWLSPGARRHLRRAFDRLGITVHEHTSIERVEPTRAIGADGTVFASEATVWCGGFAVHPIAADSGLEVAGTGQIVVDDTMRSVSHPDVYAAGDTVYVIGENGRPLPMSCASAGYTSMQAIDAIVGRLTGRKISSTALKYYGNHISLGRRDAIFQMVDNDVRAKSWYLRGRTAARFKNGILKTAAWGTGHPTFGMPTRRHRLAAAPERSTEAAVA, from the coding sequence ATGAAGCACCGCATCGTCGTCCTCGGTGCCGGCTACGCCGGGGCCTACTCGGCCGGGAACCTGGCCCGCCGCCTCCACCCCGCCGACACCGAGATCACCGTCGTCAACGCCGAACCCGACTTCGTCGAGCGGCTGCGCCTCCACCAGCTCGCGGCCGGCCAGGACCTCAAGAAGCGCCCGCTGGCCGACATGTTCGCCGGCACCGGGGTGCGGCTGCGCCTGGCGCGCGTCGAGGCGGTCGACGTCGAACGCAAGACCGTCGCCTTGGACGACGGCGAACTCGCCTACGACACCCTCCTCTACGCGCTCGGCAGCACCGTCGCCGACCACGGCGTCCCCGGTGTCACCGAGCACGCCTTCCACGTCACCGCCCGGCCGGCGGCGCTGCGGCTGCGCGACCGCCTGGACGGCCTGGGCGAAGGCGGGCGCGTGCTGGTCGTGGGCGAGGGCCTGACCGGCATCGAGACCGCCACCGAGATCGCCGAGTCGCGGCCCGGGCTCAAGGTGGCGCTGGCCGCCCGCGGTGAACCGGGCGCCTGGCTCTCTCCCGGCGCCCGCCGCCACCTGCGCAGGGCCTTCGACCGCCTCGGCATCACCGTCCACGAGCACACGTCCATCGAACGCGTCGAGCCGACGCGGGCGATCGGCGCCGACGGCACCGTCTTCGCGTCCGAGGCGACCGTGTGGTGCGGCGGGTTCGCCGTCCATCCCATCGCGGCCGACAGCGGTCTCGAAGTCGCCGGCACCGGCCAGATCGTCGTCGACGACACCATGCGCTCGGTCTCGCACCCCGACGTCTACGCCGCCGGCGACACCGTCTACGTCATCGGCGAGAACGGCCGGCCGCTGCCGATGTCGTGCGCCTCGGCCGGTTACACGAGCATGCAGGCGATCGACGCGATCGTCGGACGCCTGACCGGCCGCAAGATCTCGTCCACCGCGCTGAAGTACTACGGCAACCACATCAGCCTCGGGCGGCGCGACGCGATCTTCCAGATGGTCGACAACGACGTCCGGGCCAAGTCCTGGTACCTGCGGGGCCGCACCGCCGCGCGCTTCAAGAACGGCATCCTCAAGACCGCCGCCTGGGGCACGGGCCACCCGACCTTCGGCATGCCGACCCGAAGGCACCGTCTGGCCGCCGCGCCCGAACGTTCCACTGAGGCGGCCGTCGCCTAG
- a CDS encoding YciI family protein: MAQYGILVYQPAPADPMEIPAEYEKALESYPAQVAELGATPVTGFALQPSTAATSVRGDVVTDGPFIEAKEVVAGFFVIEAPSPEVALEVAKLNPATQHGGGVEVRPLFVPPDE, encoded by the coding sequence ATGGCCCAGTACGGGATCCTGGTCTACCAGCCGGCGCCGGCCGACCCGATGGAAATCCCGGCCGAGTACGAGAAGGCACTCGAGAGCTATCCCGCCCAGGTGGCGGAGCTGGGGGCCACGCCCGTCACCGGATTCGCGCTGCAGCCCAGCACCGCGGCCACCTCGGTCCGCGGTGACGTGGTCACCGACGGCCCGTTCATCGAGGCCAAGGAGGTCGTGGCCGGGTTCTTCGTCATCGAGGCGCCCAGCCCGGAGGTCGCGCTGGAGGTCGCCAAGCTCAACCCGGCCACCCAGCACGGCGGGGGCGTCGAGGTCCGGCCGCTGTTCGTCCCGCCGGACGAGTGA
- a CDS encoding acyltransferase family protein: MRFIAGLLVFLTHALIGSALFASNFQMEYMGLIIQGGWAALVYFFVLSGFVMTWARRPSDTAGTFWRRRAFRVFPNYLVTLVAYIAVLGLVLHIPIQGRTVLVHLLALQSFVPDLENRIAFNPPAWSLSAELFFYLCFPVLIRLVDRIRPERLWAWAGGVVAACFVTPLLAPALLPPSKPIEGLGWPELEMWVIQQFPPIRMLEFVLGMILAKIVMSGRRIPLNFGAAVGIFVAVYAVSPLIPERLNMAAIHVVPIGLIILTAASRDSRGRSPGWLGSRLMVKLGDLSFAFYIWHYMIVVHARQWLGTPEGWSTPVGFAVLGLLFAATLAAAWLQFTLIENPMYRRFATSRRRRTLEAAPVR; encoded by the coding sequence ATGCGGTTCATCGCCGGCCTCCTGGTGTTCCTCACCCATGCCCTGATCGGATCGGCGCTGTTCGCCTCGAACTTCCAGATGGAGTACATGGGGCTCATCATCCAGGGCGGCTGGGCCGCGCTCGTCTACTTCTTCGTGCTGAGCGGCTTCGTCATGACCTGGGCGCGGCGGCCGTCGGACACCGCCGGCACGTTCTGGCGGCGCCGCGCCTTCCGGGTCTTCCCGAACTACCTGGTCACGCTCGTCGCCTACATCGCCGTGCTCGGCCTGGTGCTGCACATCCCCATCCAGGGCAGGACCGTGCTGGTGCACCTGCTGGCCCTGCAGTCCTTCGTCCCCGACCTGGAGAACCGGATCGCCTTCAACCCGCCGGCGTGGTCGCTGTCCGCCGAGCTGTTCTTCTACCTCTGCTTCCCGGTCCTCATCCGCCTGGTCGACCGGATCAGGCCCGAGCGGCTGTGGGCCTGGGCGGGCGGCGTGGTGGCGGCCTGCTTCGTCACGCCGCTGCTGGCCCCGGCGCTGCTGCCGCCGTCCAAGCCGATCGAGGGCCTGGGCTGGCCGGAGCTGGAGATGTGGGTGATCCAGCAGTTCCCGCCGATCCGGATGCTGGAGTTCGTCCTGGGCATGATCCTGGCCAAGATCGTCATGTCCGGCCGTCGGATACCGCTGAACTTCGGCGCCGCGGTGGGAATCTTCGTGGCGGTTTACGCCGTTTCGCCGCTGATTCCGGAAAGGCTGAACATGGCGGCGATCCACGTCGTCCCGATCGGCCTCATCATCCTCACGGCGGCCTCCCGGGACAGCCGGGGACGCAGTCCCGGCTGGCTGGGCAGCCGCCTGATGGTCAAGCTCGGGGATCTGTCCTTCGCCTTCTACATCTGGCACTACATGATCGTGGTCCATGCGCGCCAGTGGCTCGGTACGCCCGAGGGCTGGAGCACGCCCGTCGGGTTCGCCGTTCTGGGCCTGCTTTTCGCGGCCACGCTGGCGGCGGCCTGGCTCCAGTTCACGCTGATCGAGAACCCGATGTACCGGCGCTTCGCCACCTCCCGGCGCCGGCGGACGCTGGAAGCCGCCCCGGTTCGATAA
- a CDS encoding maleylpyruvate isomerase family mycothiol-dependent enzyme: MDSRQWERVPDHVLYRLVRHNIQKLVEDHPGAADDIVPACPDWRVRDLVAHLLHICEQAIELLTGRATGPVQMSGAPAAGRGLPELLSTWRERGEELDRLVARSDDPRAGMLVHDAFTHELDLRVAVGAPVPEGHSGYTGVLDLPVRGFFDRMAELGLPDLRIETPGREWASGRSAAAVLTADHHDLYRSLTGRRTHEQIAALAWSADPTPWLPAFTRGPFRPPTRPAEGILARS; the protein is encoded by the coding sequence GTGGACAGCCGGCAGTGGGAACGGGTGCCCGACCATGTCCTTTACCGCCTGGTCCGGCACAACATCCAGAAGCTGGTGGAGGACCACCCGGGTGCGGCCGACGACATCGTGCCCGCGTGCCCGGACTGGCGGGTTCGGGATCTGGTGGCGCACCTGCTCCACATCTGCGAGCAGGCGATCGAACTGCTGACCGGCCGGGCCACGGGCCCCGTGCAGATGAGCGGCGCTCCGGCCGCCGGCCGCGGACTGCCCGAGCTGCTGTCGACCTGGCGCGAGCGCGGAGAGGAACTGGACCGCCTGGTCGCCCGCAGCGACGACCCGAGGGCGGGCATGCTGGTGCACGACGCGTTCACCCACGAACTCGACCTGCGCGTCGCCGTGGGGGCGCCGGTGCCCGAGGGGCACTCGGGTTATACGGGCGTGCTCGACCTGCCCGTCCGGGGCTTTTTCGACCGGATGGCCGAGCTGGGCCTGCCCGACCTGCGGATCGAGACACCGGGACGAGAATGGGCATCGGGCCGATCGGCCGCGGCGGTTCTCACCGCCGATCACCACGACCTGTACCGTTCGCTCACCGGGCGGCGGACGCACGAGCAGATCGCCGCACTGGCGTGGAGCGCCGATCCGACGCCGTGGCTGCCCGCGTTCACCCGGGGACCGTTCCGTCCGCCCACGCGCCCGGCCGAGGGAATTCTCGCCCGCTCCTGA
- a CDS encoding activator-dependent family glycosyltransferase — MRVLFVTNPFKAHLYAQVPLAWAFRAAGHEVCVAGPPEVAEAIAHCGLPGVSIGAEMPPLQERVAGFEAPEGPCDPRGDRTGKSVQSDYGWGDPHIELRDFTLGVHQVFFPDAMTDDLVGFARAWLPDLVIWDSSAFPGAVAAQVVGAAHARFILSVDRVAQVRSACRAAGFDSAGDPLRDWLQPILQRYGRDFDETTVLGQWTIAPTPRWIWQPDGVHYLPMRSVPFNGPATTPRWVYEPPARKRVCITQGISHRDAGIGGVASVGDLFKAVADLDIEVIATFNAQQLGSTSAIPDNVRVVDFVPFTSLLPTCSAIVHDGGVGSFATALENAVPQIIVPHDSKVEKWWGPVAMGDGLESRGAGVYAANGHSLTPDILRDSLKLVLEDPSFAANAARLRTEMRGMPTPSDVVPALEKLTADHRGSRP; from the coding sequence ATGCGCGTTCTCTTCGTGACCAATCCTTTCAAAGCCCACCTCTATGCACAGGTGCCGTTGGCGTGGGCGTTCCGTGCCGCAGGGCATGAGGTGTGCGTCGCCGGCCCTCCGGAGGTGGCCGAGGCGATCGCGCACTGTGGGCTGCCCGGCGTGTCGATCGGCGCGGAAATGCCTCCGCTCCAGGAGCGGGTGGCGGGCTTCGAGGCGCCGGAGGGCCCCTGCGACCCGAGAGGGGACCGCACCGGGAAGTCGGTGCAGAGCGACTACGGCTGGGGCGATCCGCACATCGAGCTCAGGGACTTCACCCTGGGCGTGCACCAGGTCTTCTTTCCGGACGCCATGACCGATGATCTGGTGGGCTTCGCCCGCGCCTGGCTCCCCGACCTGGTGATCTGGGACTCCAGCGCCTTCCCCGGCGCGGTGGCGGCGCAGGTCGTCGGCGCGGCGCACGCCCGGTTCATCCTCAGCGTGGACAGGGTGGCGCAGGTGCGCTCGGCCTGCCGGGCGGCCGGGTTCGACTCCGCCGGCGACCCGCTGCGGGACTGGCTGCAGCCCATCCTACAGCGATACGGCCGTGACTTCGACGAGACGACGGTGCTCGGGCAGTGGACGATCGCCCCGACGCCGCGGTGGATCTGGCAGCCGGACGGCGTGCACTACCTCCCGATGCGCAGTGTGCCGTTCAACGGCCCGGCGACGACGCCGAGGTGGGTGTACGAGCCGCCCGCCCGCAAGCGCGTCTGCATCACGCAGGGCATCTCGCACCGGGACGCCGGCATCGGCGGGGTGGCCTCGGTCGGCGACCTCTTCAAGGCGGTGGCCGACCTCGACATCGAGGTGATCGCGACCTTCAACGCCCAGCAGCTCGGATCGACGTCGGCGATACCGGACAACGTGCGCGTCGTCGACTTCGTCCCCTTCACCTCGCTGCTGCCCACGTGCTCGGCGATCGTCCACGACGGTGGGGTGGGGAGCTTCGCCACGGCGTTGGAGAACGCCGTTCCGCAGATCATCGTCCCGCACGACTCCAAGGTCGAGAAATGGTGGGGCCCGGTGGCCATGGGGGACGGGCTGGAGAGCCGCGGCGCCGGTGTCTATGCGGCCAACGGGCACAGCCTGACCCCCGACATCCTGCGGGACAGCCTCAAGCTGGTCCTGGAGGACCCGTCGTTCGCGGCCAACGCCGCGCGGCTGCGCACCGAGATGAGGGGGATGCCGACCCCGAGCGACGTCGTGCCGGCGCTGGAGAAGCTGACCGCCGACCATCGCGGGTCGCGGCCCTGA
- a CDS encoding glucose-1-phosphate thymidylyltransferase: protein MKALVLSGGSGTRLRPFSYSMPKQLIPIANKPVLEHVLDNIRALRVTEIGLVVGDGAPAITEAIGDGSRFGARITYIRQDRPRGLADCVRIARGFLGDDDFVMYLGDNVLPEGVAEAAARFRAGRPAAQLVVQRVADPRPFGVAELGEDGTVRRLVEKPRRPSSDLALIGVYFFTAAIHEAVAAIAPSARGELEITDAIQWLLSHGAEVRADEYRGYWKDAGRAEDILECNRRLLGGLATDVAGQVDAASTVGDQVVIGEGARLVGSRVEGPAIIGAGTVIEDSHVGPNVAIGRDCVVRAARLSDSIVLDGASISRVSGLYGSIVGRRAVIGPSDHDAAYHRLVVGDHTRMEIAG, encoded by the coding sequence ATGAAAGCATTGGTCTTGTCGGGCGGGTCGGGCACCCGATTGCGTCCGTTCAGCTATTCCATGCCGAAACAGCTCATTCCGATCGCCAACAAGCCGGTCCTGGAACACGTGCTGGACAACATCCGGGCGTTACGGGTGACCGAGATCGGCCTCGTCGTCGGCGACGGCGCCCCGGCGATCACCGAGGCCATCGGTGACGGCTCCCGATTCGGCGCGCGCATCACCTACATAAGACAGGATCGGCCGCGCGGCCTGGCGGACTGCGTGCGGATCGCGCGCGGTTTCCTCGGCGACGACGACTTCGTCATGTATCTCGGGGACAACGTGCTCCCCGAAGGCGTCGCGGAGGCGGCCGCCCGTTTCCGGGCCGGCCGTCCGGCGGCGCAACTCGTGGTGCAGCGGGTGGCCGATCCTCGTCCGTTCGGGGTCGCCGAGCTGGGCGAGGACGGCACCGTACGGCGGCTGGTGGAAAAGCCCCGGCGCCCGAGCAGCGACCTGGCGCTGATCGGGGTCTACTTCTTCACCGCCGCGATCCACGAGGCGGTGGCCGCGATCGCCCCCAGCGCGCGCGGCGAACTCGAGATCACCGACGCCATCCAGTGGCTGCTCTCACACGGCGCCGAGGTCCGGGCCGACGAATACCGGGGTTACTGGAAGGACGCCGGGCGGGCCGAGGACATCCTGGAATGCAACCGGCGGCTGCTCGGCGGGCTGGCCACGGACGTCGCGGGGCAGGTCGACGCCGCGAGCACGGTGGGCGACCAGGTCGTCATCGGGGAGGGCGCCCGGCTGGTGGGCTCCCGGGTGGAGGGACCGGCGATCATCGGTGCCGGCACCGTGATCGAGGACAGCCATGTGGGGCCGAACGTCGCGATCGGCCGGGACTGCGTGGTGCGCGCCGCCCGGCTGTCCGACTCGATCGTCCTGGACGGCGCCTCCATCTCGCGGGTGTCGGGGCTGTACGGCTCGATCGTCGGCCGCCGCGCCGTCATCGGCCCGAGCGACCACGACGCCGCGTACCACCGCCTGGTCGTCGGGGACCACACCCGGATGGAGATAGCCGGGTAG
- a CDS encoding sigma-70 family RNA polymerase sigma factor has protein sequence MDALATERFEASRDRLASLAYRLLGSAADAEDAVQDAFLRWQAADRDRIEVPEAWLTKIVTNLCLDRLRSAQARRERAAGAWLPEPLLEGDPMLGPADTFEQRESVSLAVLILMERLSPNERAVYVLREAFSYSHAEIADILDITESASQQHLHRARRRVAAARRADVLDAAGTRRIVEAFLDAAASGRTERLIALLTEDATAISDGAGLTGKLLLLPTPERVAAAARGALKPSEGKRRRVGGSPALHACVVNGSPAMIAVLDDRVVGLVVFEMREGKIASAYGMASPKRLGRLTAVWSKQEHDAPILESW, from the coding sequence ATGGACGCCCTCGCCACCGAGCGGTTCGAGGCCAGCCGGGACCGGCTGGCCTCGCTCGCGTACCGCCTGCTCGGCTCGGCCGCCGACGCCGAGGACGCCGTGCAGGACGCGTTCCTGCGCTGGCAGGCGGCCGACCGTGACCGGATCGAGGTGCCAGAGGCGTGGCTGACCAAGATCGTCACCAATCTGTGCCTCGACCGGCTCCGCTCCGCGCAGGCCAGGCGCGAGCGCGCGGCCGGCGCGTGGCTGCCCGAGCCGCTCCTCGAGGGCGACCCGATGCTCGGCCCGGCCGACACCTTCGAACAGCGCGAGTCGGTGTCCCTGGCCGTGCTGATCCTCATGGAACGCCTGTCTCCCAACGAGCGCGCCGTCTACGTGCTGCGCGAGGCGTTCTCGTACAGCCACGCCGAGATCGCCGACATCCTCGACATCACCGAGTCCGCCAGCCAGCAGCACCTCCACCGGGCCCGGCGACGCGTCGCCGCCGCGCGCCGCGCCGACGTCCTCGACGCCGCCGGCACCCGCCGGATCGTCGAGGCGTTCCTCGACGCCGCCGCCTCGGGACGGACCGAGCGGCTGATCGCGCTGCTCACCGAGGACGCGACCGCGATCTCGGACGGCGCCGGACTCACCGGGAAACTGCTGCTGCTCCCCACTCCGGAGCGGGTGGCCGCCGCCGCACGGGGCGCGCTCAAGCCGAGCGAAGGCAAGCGGCGGCGGGTCGGCGGCTCCCCGGCGCTGCACGCCTGCGTGGTCAACGGCTCTCCCGCCATGATCGCCGTGCTCGACGACCGGGTGGTGGGCCTCGTGGTGTTCGAGATGCGCGAGGGCAAGATCGCATCCGCGTACGGCATGGCCTCCCCGAAGCGGCTCGGCCGTCTCACCGCGGTGTGGTCGAAGCAGGAGCACGACGCACCGATCCTCGAGTCCTGGTGA